Part of the Synechococcus sp. HK01-R genome is shown below.
CGATCTCCACCAGGCCGCGGGTCACGGTGAGGGGTACACCTGGATGGGAGCGCAGGATGCCCTCTGCGGTCTGACGGGGTCTGGACATCGAACTGCTGTAGGCCCTCTGCAGAGAGACGTCAGCAAGGAAGGCCCTGGCGGCCTCTGCCTGGGCGTGACCGTTCTGGTTGAGGGGGATGTCGATCTGTCCCTGGAAGCGACCCTCTCGGTTCCAATGGGTTTCTCCGTGGCGAACCAGGATGAGGCGGGCGCCCTTGCCCTTCGCCGGCAGGGCCTGGCCGAGGTGGGAGGTGTTGTTGAGGCATTCGATCTGCACCTGATGGCCATCGGCCTTTGGCGTGAGGTTGAACACCGACAGGGAGGCATTGTCGATCTGAAGGCGTCGGAATCCCCGCTCCGGTTCCCCCAGGAGCACCAGGATCAGGCAGCGCAGGATCGCGTTGTGCCCCACCACGAGAACGGTTTCGTTCCCATCCACCGGGTGCTTCTCGAGCAGTCGGGTCAGGAAGTGGCGGGCCTGCTCCATTAATTCGGGCACAGGCCGGTAGCGACTGCCGTCCTTGCGGGTGAGTTCCAGTGTTTCTGGGTGCAGGCGCCAAGCGCTGTAGGCCTCTGGATCTCTGGCAGCCCGCTCATCGGCCGTGAGACCACTCCAGGGCTCCAGGTCCACCTCCAGCAATCCCTCATCCAGCACAGGTTGGAGATCACCGCCCTTCGCGGCGAGCAGGCCTGCGGTGGTGGCTGCCGCTCGCTGGAGCGGGGAGCTGTAGACCGCATCGATCGGCACCTCCTGGAGAGCTTCGCCGGTCCGTCTCGCCTGCGCTTCCCCCTCGTTGGTGAGCTTGGACAGATCATCCCGTCCCTGGATCCGGCGTTCCACGTTGAAGCTGCTCAGGCCATGGCGAACGAGGAGAAGTCGCAGAGACACCGGATCAGGGGCGAAGGCGCGGCCATCGTATGGGCGGCCGGTGAGAATCAGTGCCAGTCGCCGCCGGCCGTTGACCACGCCCCCGCTCGGACGCACCACTCCCGTCAAGGGATTCCTGGCCGTTCTCTCTCTGCT
Proteins encoded:
- a CDS encoding 2-carboxy-D-arabinitol-1-phosphatase; the protein is MSLRLLLVRHGLSSFNVERRIQGRDDLSKLTNEGEAQARRTGEALQEVPIDAVYSSPLQRAAATTAGLLAAKGGDLQPVLDEGLLEVDLEPWSGLTADERAARDPEAYSAWRLHPETLELTRKDGSRYRPVPELMEQARHFLTRLLEKHPVDGNETVLVVGHNAILRCLILVLLGEPERGFRRLQIDNASLSVFNLTPKADGHQVQIECLNNTSHLGQALPAKGKGARLILVRHGETHWNREGRFQGQIDIPLNQNGHAQAEAARAFLADVSLQRAYSSSMSRPRQTAEGILRSHPGVPLTVTRGLVEIGHGLWEGKLEAEIQAEWGALLEEWKRTPETVQMPEGETIQNVWDRSVNTWSTIADSLEPEETALVVAHDAVNKTILCQLLGLSPGDIWAVKQGNGGVTVVDMPVDPGQPAVVTCLNLTSHLGGVLDRTAAGAL